CCTCACCTGAGAAACCTGGCGTAAGTGCTGCCATCTTCCTGGCCAGAGTCCCCTTGTCCAAGCTTGAATCCAGCTTCAGAGGCCTCAGGTGCACTTTGAAGATGGACGCCCGGCCCTTAATGTCAGGGGGGCCTTGAAACATAAACGACAGATAGGTAGAGTGCATGATAGTCACTAGCTCATGACAAGAGGCTCATTTTTAAGAAACTCATAACACAGAAATATAACAAAGGAGTGGTGATAAAAACAACAGGAGTGCATACCAATATATATCTGCCTGTCAAAGCGGCCAGGTCTCATGAGCGCTGGATCCAAGATGTCAGGTCTATTGGTGCCTGCGAGCACCACCACATTTGTGGCTGTGTTGAACCCTTGATAGATGAAAGATGACCTTCACAATCACAGCAGTGTACTGTAGATGATGGCCATTTCTGAATTACAACTTCCTTCCTCATGGTCTATATCCTGCTCTGCTgctatcttttttcttttttttttttaattaaatgttaagaGGACCCACAACAGTCCCAAATCTAAATCTGTCCAGGTAGGAATTTCAGCTTGAAATGTCAGTGCAAATGATTAACACCATGGTTACCAGAACTACTCTCGCTTACCGTCCATTTCCACCAGTAACTGGTTGAGGGTGTTCTCCTGCTCACTTTGTCCACCAAAATTGCCCCGACCTCTCTTGCGTCCCACTGCGTCAATTTCATCAATGAAAAGGATACAGGGGGCATTTTTACGGGCCAGTACAAACAAGTCTCGAACCTGGAAGTGAAAGAAATTACTATATTTCAAATACAATCAAACACATTACTACCCAACTTCAAATCTAAGCCAGAGAACATGTGACCAGATTTTGGCCAGTTTCTGAAGCGTCACGAGAAAAATTAGTCATAAGAATACTAGCACAATAACGTCACTGGAattcagaaatacagaaagGTACAAAAACTTCAGttagtaaaatatttatagaaattCCTCAGGATAATTATAAGCAGATTTAAGGCTAATAAGGTAATAATACCTTCTGCTTAATAAATCAGGAAAGCCAAGAAAACAGGCTGTTGACGTACTGTAGCATTGCAATCCAGCCAAAAAACTAACACTAAGAACAAGGAGAacactttgtgtcactcaccCTCGCTGGCCCCACGCCAACAAACATCTCCAGGAACTCTGAGCCGTTGACTGTGATGAAGGGGACGTTGGCCTCCCCAGCAGTGGCTTTGGCCAAAAGGGTCTTTCCTGTACCAGGGGGTCCTGTCAGGATGGCTCCCTGAGAGGGCAGAACATGGGCAAAGCGCTTGGGTTTTAAACTGTCCATAATAACTTCATATGGAAGAACTGtttaaatttcacagaaaaaagtagaaaacatatttacatttcacttacatttatttacttagcagacacttttctccaaagcaacttccaatggatactatgtagttatcagttcacacacctttgctcatcaaggtgacttacactgctagatacactacttccacggatgtatggatgagtgacccagtgtaacacacacactctctctgtcactcacacactaagggtgaacctgaacatcatgtctttggactgtgggaggacaccggagcacccggaagaaacccacgcagacatggggagaacatgcaaactacacacaggctgagcagggatcgaacccatgtcctcttgtaccacccaggcactgtgagacagcagctctccccgctatgccaccgtgccacccatatTTGCACATGAAGACATTTTCCGTTCTCAATCCCATTCCACATACCTTGGGGATCTTAGCACCCAGGTCCTGGTACTGCTTAGGGTTCTTCAAGAAGTTGACAAACTCCATGATCTCAAGTTTGGCCTCCTCACAGCCTGCCACATCTTTAAACTTGACATCAATCTCATCACGCAGCACCTTGGCAGTGGTTTCACCCACACTGAAAAGGCCACCCATACCACGGCCAGGACGTCCGCCAGCTGCAGGGCCACGTCGCAGTGTGAAGAGCAGGAAGGCGATGATCAGCACTGTGGGAAGCATGCTCAGGAGGAAGGAACTGGAGGAGCAGAAGAAAGAGTTTGGCTACAGTTCACAAAGGACATATTGcgataaaactttttttatccTTTGTTCCCCTATGAGGATGTCCAGTCAAACAAATTTCTCTCTTACGCTTCTCCTCGACACAGAAAAAGACTGTGGACATTCACCAagcatggaaatgaaaaaacatgtGACCTTGGTGAAATTGTATGTATCATGTAATACAAGCAAATCTTTAACCATAGTACCACGTCTTAGTTATTACCACAATGACACCTGCTTCAGAATCTAGTAACCAGAActgttattaaccattatttagttTAGAAGACTTACAGAGTGAGACTTGTATGCAACATTAATCACAAACAgagagcagggtatttttttaattggaaaagTAATTCAAGGTAATACAACACgagcagggattcaaatccaggtccttCGATTGCAATGCGATGGCTCTAACAACTACCAACTGCCCCTCAAGAGTTTGAGTAGCTTAGACTGAGAGGCTTATCACCTCCTAATAAGGAACACTGATAAACACAGTAATTAAGGTCTCCCTCACCCATCACTCTCAGAGGTGTAGACCACCGGCAGCCTGTTCTCCCCCTCGATGCCAAGCTCCACCTGCGCTGTCTCAAGATTTCGCTCAAACGTATCAACGCTGCCAATGTTGAACCACACATACTGCTGTGTGCAGAAAGCACCAAGTTATGAAGGAGCACTCAGCACTTCCAAAAATGATGTTCACAATGAGACAGAGCTAAAGGCTGCCAGGTACattcaaagtcaactttattgtcattcccatAATATGTTTGGGACATACATAGGAGAAAAATAGCATTTCAGAGTAACACAGCATaaactattactactacaataAGCTACAAAACTAAACCTCCTCCAGGATAAGGTGCAGTGATACGTTCACCATCAGCTTCATTACAACTGCTACAGTTTTGTCAGGAAAAACTATAAAACAGAACCGAGATGGAAAGTACACTCTAATACTTAATGTAGGTCAAAAGCCTAAAAGGTAGAAGCATGGATTAAAGGTGAAAGCAGAGTGTTCAAGGGCCCTTTAACGTCACTCCTTCAAACTCTGCCAGAAGGCCAAAGAGGATTCAAAGTCTGGCACTAAAgaagagaacattaaaaagtaacGACAAAAACTCACTCCGCTGACTGGAGCCTTTCCAGGAGAAAAGATGACTTTGACATAGCGCTTGTTGATCACTTCCAGTCTGTCAACCTGTAGAGAGAAAGCTTGGTTTTTGTCAAACACAAAGTAGCACTTAAATGATGCTAGGCCTAAATGAGAAGTCTCATGTCAAAAGGAGTTTCTTGAAATAGAATCAAAGTAAAACGGACCATTTATGTAAACAGTTCCATGGACAGGTTGAAGACTATTCATCGAAAGTGGACAGGACAAGAACACTCACGACTCCCTTGGAGAGGTAACTGTTGACAAAGTCCTTCCAAGTGACCTCCTGGGCAGCATTGCGGAAGAAGAAATAGTAGCCAACCGTGGTCCAGAAGGCTGCTGCACTCAGGAAGTACATGCGGAACTCCTTATCGTCCCAGGGTATCTCACCCTGCGGTAAATATAACAACCAAATTATAAGACAGTACATTTCAATAATTCTTAATTCAGCTTCAAACTGAAGTTATTACTCATAATTCTGCTTCAGATCTCACCTTCTGTAACCGGGTCCACCAGTTTGAGTCCTCCTTTCTCCCACCTCttctccctcccccaccagctgATCCCCCACCACTACTGTCACTCCCTCCTCCAGATGATCTCCCAGAGGCTTTCTGTGCATTGGCAGGCTTGGCCTCTGAAAGAGCAGAAGAGCTAATCAAACTTATTTCACAGAAGTTTTGATGTGCatacaacattttatttcagagcaAATATGTAAAGTCTTACAAATAAAACGACTCAGGCTAAAAAAGTTACCTCTGATAATGATGCCAAGTCCCCACATGAAGttataaaataaagtaatgagAGGCTCAGGGAATAATGCTAAAATCTCTCAGAAATTCAAGCACTTGGCTCAACTAAGTGCCACAGAAAATTAAAGCGCACAAATCTTTCAGGTAGTATGCTAAAACTTTTAATCATTTTCCATTATACAAAGAGTAAGAAAAGAGGAATGAGACTGCAACACAAACAATACCTGAGAGTATATAGTTCAGCTACAGTTCTCTGAATGATCACAAATACAGAACTGAAAAACCTACCTTGCATGCTACATAGAAAGACAGAAATTCAAACAAATGTCTAATAAGATCTGTCTTATACAttacataaacatgtttaaaatttctCACTGCATGCAGTCTTAACAGAGATGTATTTCAACACAGTTATTCTCTGTTTGGGAAGACAGGACACatgagaggaaacaggagacaAAGCCAACGACTGCAGGCTGTACAGTGCATGATTCCTGAATGACTGAGCACAGGATAGACAGGCAAGTAGCAGAAGAGAGTACAAGAGGGATGGTGGTACCTTTAGCTTCCGCTTTGGTCGGCTTGGCCTCGCTGCTCTTAGGACTGTTATTGGGGAAAAATTTCTCAAACCCTGGGGAGAAAAATATCGTATTCTCTAACTAGAATTAACAACAGTGAGcgaaaaaattaattacactgggtccttgtgttactaatttttgggtaatttttaattggATCTTCCgctattttaaatttttgtctGCCGTGGAGCAAGCGTCACATATGTTTTCAAGTCCCTCCTTTAGTTGGTGGAAAAATGTACTGagacagaaaagagaaagtACTGTGGAATTGCCTTCATTCAACTTGTTGCCACAGAAGTTGGTTCTCGTGTCCAGCATTGGTTAGGAATAATGAtcagaatttgcatgtttatgggatgagtcCATTAACAAACGGTACTGAATTGGAAGGTGTAGAGgctatgtattttaattataatataattttaaaaagttataattttcactgcacctaaagttaacaaaaatgttaaaataagtcCTACAATATACACTATTAGTTAAGACTATATAGAGGGATATAAAAGATTTAGGGACACAATACAAATTACAGGACATctgtaatattaacattttactgactgtgaagaaaataaagCTTAAAGTAGCCATAAGCAGACACACATTGCATGTGCTCAAATGATGAATTAACCAGCAATCTGCATTGAATAAGAAGTTGGGCAGGTACTGGGAGACAGAATTACAATAGATGAGTGTTGTCCAGTAATTCTAACAATATGTTAAAAACTTGACTTTTGTCTAAAAACAAAAGGCAtaataaacaaggaaaacaaactaaacaaaaaaaaacacaaatttcactAAGTGTCTGACAGACAAACATGTAGAACACAAAAATTGATGTCAATAAGATTTACTCAATTTCCAAACAAGCTGCTCCTCCACAGAGTTAATGTTCATCTGCCACAGTGACATGTCAGTGACACACAAAGCAATGGCAATACTGTTATTGAATGACCCTGTGACACTCTGAGCGCATAAGAAAAACAGTACATCAGTCGCAGCTGAATCTCACCTTTCGGAGGTTTGGAGCAAAGTCTTCTGTAGGTCCCGAGCACACTGGCCAGAATTGTTCCCTTATAGAGTACAAGCTGGGTGTCAGGTAGCCCGCATGCCTTTCCAAAAGatgcaggaaaaaacaaattcaattttCTTACACTATTGCACATTACTTCCTACATTTATGGTTGACTGTAGGTTGGAAAAACAATGGAATCCACAAACATCAACAATCAATAATACTGTTATCGACCCTCACATCATCAAGGGTCTGTTCCCTTATAATTTCAAGGTTCCTGATTCAAATCGCACTACActtgctgtaggacccttgaccaaggagctggtgatgtagtggttatcGACTCTCACCTAGCTGCaatacccttgcgcaaggtgcgtaccctaaattgccccagtaaaattatgcagctgtaaaaatgggtaaaaaaaaactgtaagcaccttaacactgcaaaacacttttggaggaaagtgttaggtaaatgaataaacgcaaaaTGTAACTCTGAATTGATGCTCATAGCCTGctacaataaaaaaaggaatCACTGTGAATCTAGCACTGTAACAGTAAGGATAACAAGAATTGCTCAAATTCACTCCCAAAGCTCACAGTCAATGTGTGATTCAAAGTGAATCTTGAATACCAAGTTGAAAGTATGTAATTAAATTAGAAAGTGTTTCCTGTATGTTATGAGCatgttatttatatacatatatgtaaatgagacagaaacaaaactgattggatgagtgacccagtgtatctagcagtgtaactcaccggggtgaataaggtgtgtggactgaagtcgcttagagaaaagtgtctgataaattaaaataaaaaaaaaaaaaaaaaaaatgtaaatgtaaatttccaaaAAGCTACGAATTAAATACAGACCACAGTGACAgtgttcattattttattcCCAGTCGTGTTTACATACTGAGCATCAACTCAACTGACACCACTGactaaacataataataattatatatatggCTGCATAATACACAGAAACCAACTCCGCTTTGCAAACAAACTCTCTGTatgcaaaatgaacatttactgcTCATATTACATAGTTTAGCCAAATATATGGTGTACAGAGCTGTGCCTGACTGGTGATGATGATGTAACGACGTCGACGTGTTTACCATGAAATTCAtgatgaatgtgtgaatgtcAGAGGCCTCCTGTCCTCCTGGCCGCATTTAATTTCATGCAATGTGTTCGTTAACAGCATTTCTACAAAGCCAGCTACTGCGAATGTCTAAACTGAGACATTTTTAGGCGTATTTCACACCGTCTCCCAAAAGAACCCAAGAGTCTGAAGAGACCCGAATCCGAGACCGAGACCCAccagggaagaagaagaagctccGTTTCGGATGTGAGGAGAAAATAGACTTTTAAAGAGGGTCCTACAGCctgaggagaggaggaagtACCGATGTGCCATGACGACCCTCTTCTCAAAAAAATTCTTctcctttaaaatgactgaaaacctAACTCCTGGAACACCGTCCACCTTGCAGTGGTACTAAACAAATGTCATAATCCTGCAGTGTGCAACTCGCCGCCATTGTGGCGTTTGCAATTTGCGTCATGACGTTCAACGTCGGAACGTCCTTCAGCCATAGCTCcgcccttttttttctttttttttaaaatcaccgCTCTGTTTTTAGCAGCTTGCGTCATGACGTAACGAAGCGTCCATTAAGTATCTATATGTTGCACTTTGTAAGAGgattgaagtgtttttttttcccccaaactttattgaaaataacaataacaaaatgcACATCATGAACAGAACACAGAACCTCACTTAGTAATATTACAACAATACAATCCCCAATGGGTCCCaaaaagaaaagacacaaaatacgaacataaataaaaaatacacaaacagaaaaaagatgACGTCAACAGTAACAGTTATAgcagttttgaaatgtttagAATTCAGAAAAGCATTCTTCTAATGTTTAACTTCTTTTACAAACAGTGGAAACAAAGAAGCTGCATTACTGAATTTACACTTATGcacacaatattaaaaaatact
This is a stretch of genomic DNA from Scleropages formosus unplaced genomic scaffold, fSclFor1.1, whole genome shotgun sequence. It encodes these proteins:
- the LOC114909802 gene encoding AFG3-like protein 2, which codes for MAHRYFLLSSGCRTLFKSLFSPHIRNGASSSSLACGLPDTQLVLYKGTILASVLGTYRRLCSKPPKGFEKFFPNNSPKSSEAKPTKAEAKEAKPANAQKASGRSSGGGSDSSGGGSAGGGGRRGGRKEDSNWWTRLQKGEIPWDDKEFRMYFLSAAAFWTTVGYYFFFRNAAQEVTWKDFVNSYLSKGVVDRLEVINKRYVKVIFSPGKAPVSGQYVWFNIGSVDTFERNLETAQVELGIEGENRLPVVYTSESDGSFLLSMLPTVLIIAFLLFTLRRGPAAGGRPGRGMGGLFSVGETTAKVLRDEIDVKFKDVAGCEEAKLEIMEFVNFLKNPKQYQDLGAKIPKGAILTGPPGTGKTLLAKATAGEANVPFITVNGSEFLEMFVGVGPARVRDLFVLARKNAPCILFIDEIDAVGRKRGRGNFGGQSEQENTLNQLLVEMDGFNTATNVVVLAGTNRPDILDPALMRPGRFDRQIYIGPPDIKGRASIFKVHLRPLKLDSSLDKGTLARKMAALTPGFSGADIANVCNEAALIAARHLSDTITQKHFEQAIERVIGGLEKKTQVLQPEEKKTVAYHEAGHAVAGWYLEHADPLLKVSIIPRGKGLGYAQYLPKEQYLYTKEQLLDRMCMTLGGRVSEEIFFSRITTGAQDDLRKVTQSAYAQIVQFGMNDKVGQVSFDLPRQGEMVLEKPYSEATARLIDSEVRQLINTAYQRTHALLSEKKAEVEKVALRLLEKEVLDKNDMVELLGQRPFAEKSTYEEFVEGTGSMDEDTSLPEGLKDWNKERDKDKEESTDEQIARQITGGMPF